The Mugil cephalus isolate CIBA_MC_2020 chromosome 8, CIBA_Mcephalus_1.1, whole genome shotgun sequence genome segment aatgaatacgaaaaatatttatatgtttgtatttcttcAACTCTGCAGCTCAACTGAGCAGCATGACGATGGCCGCGAGTCAGGGCTCAATGCTCCACCTCCAGAGTAACATGCAGCACAGCCCTCTGGGAATCAGTATCATCAACACTCACAGTGGCAGTGTGAGTATTCACAGCCCCGCAagaagatatattttatttgttttaaggagctagtttaaaatgaaacattcctGCGTTCGTTTACCACAGATGTCTCCGTTCTCGATGAATGGCCTGCCCTCTCCTGGATACCAGTGCCCTACCTCAGTCTACCAGGCCACACCCCAGCAGGTGTACTCTCTAACCCAAACTGGACAACAGGTAATATGCTTTAAGCTGACGAAGAGCCTGAGGTTACCAGTGGAGAAATGGTAACTATGGGATGAGGTTGTGAAtattcccctctctctttctcctagTGTTCTGCTGGGGGGCTTTATAGCAATGTTTCTTTCAACAACCAAAGTCTTTTCACACAACCTCGCCTGGCTCCACAagagcaggagctgcagccCAAGTCTTTCCCCAAGCCAATCTACTCCTACAGGTCAGCACACATATGATTAAGTAAAAATATCCACCTGAATCTCCTCATTAATTTCCACCCAATTTGTACTGAATCGCATCCAATCTATGTTTTTGTTCCTCAGCTGTTTGATTGCCATGGCTCTGAAGAACAGCAAAACTGGCAGCCTTCCAGTCAGTGAGATCTATAGCTTTATGAAGGAACACTTTCCTTATTTTAAGGTACGGTAGCCCGTTCCCATTACAGACAAAGACTTGCATGTACATCAAGTGTGTGACTGACTATATTCAACCTGTTTGCGTGCAGACTGCGCCTGACGGATGGAAGAACTCAGTCAGGCACAATCTCTCCTTGAACAAATGCTTTGAGAAGGTGGAGAACAAGACAAGCAGCTCGTCCCGCAAGGGTTGTCTGTGGGCGCTGAACCCTGCCAAAATTGacaagatggaggaagagatgcAGAAGTGGAAACGCAAGGACCTCCCAGCCATTCGGCGCAGCATGGCTAACCCTGGTGAGAAATTCATTTTTGTCAAACGTGAAAAGTCTAAAGCTCATATTTTGTTGCGTAGTCTGACAGTCCGTCTTGCTTCCCACAGATgagctggacaaactgatcACAGACCGCCCGGAGAACTGCAGGCGAAAGGCTTTAGAGCCTGGCATGACCCGGCTGCCCAGCTGTCCAACCGGCCTCCCGCTGCAGGTCCCATcccagatgcagcagcagccaatAGTCACGCTGTCCCTGCCGTGTTTACCCAtgcaccagcaccaccagctTCAGGCCCAGCTCCAGGCTCAGGCCCGACTGGGGCCCATGTCCCCTGCACCGGCCCAGACGCCTCCCCTCCACACAGTCCCTGACCTTTCTCACAGTCCGCTCACCCAGCAGCCCGGCAAGCCCCCTGACGATTTCTACACCGTGCACGGAGACACGCACACGGAGGTGGACGCACTGGACCCTAGCATCATGGACTTTGCCCTTCAAGGTAAAATACATTGAGTAATTgtcagttttgttctttttttttttacaagataATTGCAGCGTTGTTGCTTAAATATACTAACACCAACTCTCTGCTCAGGTAATCTATGGGAAGAAATGAAGGACGACAGCTTTAACCTGGATGCTCTGGGCACCTTTAGTAACTCACCCCTACGACTATCAGACTGTGACTTGGGAAGTGTCAGCCTCCCTCCCGCCTCCAATGGAGCGAACCTGCCGCTGTCAGACGTGCAGGTGACGGGGCTGTACACCTCCTACACCTCCCAGGATCCCCTGTCTTCCCAGTACATGGGCGCCGCGGCCAACAGCAAGCCCATTGCCTTGCTTTAGAGCATTAAAACTGTTTTCTCCAACACGATCCATTCATTCGTCTGTGGATATCTGTGGATGCCACCTGAAGAAGTCTGATGTCTGGTTTCTTTTGTGCTACTAAAAGTGAAAGATTTGGGAACCGGGTCATTAAGAGCTAAAACTGCTGACAAATAAAGAGGCGGATGTAAGAGAAAGTGTGTAAGACTTCGAGAATCGAGCTTTGCCAAGCAAAGACTGAAAGACTCTGTTTGGAGAATGACATGTAAGTTAGCATCCAACAGTTTTTCCACTGCGTTTAAAGACTTTCCATAATGTAGCTCCCCATCTCTCATCTGTTGTATTGTGCTAGACATTAttgctgtgatgttttatttatatttataaaaggcAGCTGGAGAAAGTGATGACTCTATCAATCTTTTGCTGtatatatttgaatgtgtaaAATTCCTATTGCCACAAAAAAGCTTTCACTTGACAATATTTGCCCTTCTCCTTCTAAAATGTGTGCCAACACTTCGGGCGATCCGCATTTTTACATATTCTACGCGCTGTGATTAACATGTCTGAAGGTCACGTGTACTTGTATGTTCATTAACTTGATCATATTAAAAATCAAATGGGTAAACAAAAGCATCTTTACAGTTAAATATATCAAGTGACATTTATTGACAAACAGCCCTTGGTAAAATACAAGACACATGAAAGAGTTAATATACATTCAAACGAATGGCATTCGTGGTATTTTAGTCAGAGGTAAGGAGAATCAAGACGGTGCCTGACGGATCGCTTTGGCAATTAATGTCCACCCCTACACAAAACCTGAGTTTTAAGAATGGCTGCTTTATACCAGAGATCTACAGACTAAACCGAACTCTGAAGTATCGCATACAGTGTCACATTACATTCAAACCATGGGGTTCaaccacaaaacacaagaaTGAAAGTGGCAGTGAAAACTGAGTCTAAGTCAAGTCAATACAACAATAAGACAGAAGACAGATGGACTTCAACCTTTTCTCGATCACAAATGTACTTATTTTCGatggaaaaaaatcttaaacaagcttatttttacattcaaaCATGATCACGCATTCTCCATCTTCAACTAAATAACAAAACTAGCACGTGAATATCAAGTCTCTTATTGTATGACGCCTGAATAACTCCAGACTCAACAGACTGCACCAGTAAGGTAATGGTAACACTGATAACTTTTGTGTACAAATACAGCAAAGTGAAATGTGCGTGACAGTGACCAAGGAAACACAGTTCCTGGTCCGAGCAACTGAAATGACTGACTGGTTAACTTAATGTACAAGACTGAACTGTCCATTGTGGCACACATGGAGAGGCCACTCTGTATAGAGCACTGTTATTGTGTGTGCatatcattcttttatttttttacaaaaatccTCTAAATTCTAAACCTGAAGTTCAAGACAGTGTTTCTTTAGCCTTAcaattttctccttttaccaCTAAAGCACTTTAATGCCTGCAACACACTTGTGTTACATAACAGTACAATCAACTAAAGTAGAgcgttttttcttctctttaataGTGCAACCATGGTAAAGTGCCGTTGCTTAAGTGGAGCTGGTGCTGTCCATTGTTGCAAGCAGGTGCGACAGCTTGGCCCTCTGGGCCTGAGTGATGTTCTGGCTCATGTGGATGATGCAGTCCATGGCCACGTCGGGGTTAGCCTGCACCAGGCTAGACACAAGGGAAAGAAAGTATGCTCAtctttaaaacatgaaacatttgcAGATATTTTCATGCAGATATTTGTAGACATCAACTTTGTTTTGCTACTGTAAGGGTGCTGCCAGTAAAACACACTTTCAAACCTAGAGTTAAGTAAGGATTCAGCAGATTTCTTGGTAAAACCCCCAAGAATACATTTCAGACTAAGATGAGGCTCCGGCTTAAAATTTTTCCCCATAAGTATTTTTTCTACTATGAATGCACAAGATTTTATGACACTAACTTAATTCATGGCTCAGTCCAAAGTAACTCCACCATAACGTGAATAAATGCACAGTATACCTGCGAATGTGTTTCATAGCGTTTTCTCTTTTCAAGTATTTGATGTTCTCTCGGATAGCCGAACGGGTACCATCCTCGTCAGATAAATGCTTCTCAAGCCACTCGACCACTGTTTGGTTGTTATCCCAAAGATAAGCCTGGGAAAGACACAAAACTTTACCTGTTACCGGACATGTATCCACAATGTGTCAGCTGGATTTAAGCATTAGACAGTAACCTTGTTATCACACACCTTAACTGTTCCCTCAGTTTCAACAAACCAGCGTCGCAGCATGGACTGCATGTGCCCATCGCTGAGATCCTTGTTGGCTTGCAGAATCTCACATTTCACCACCTGCTCCAACAGGAGGCGACGCAGACGCCAGTAGAAGAAGGTTCGCACATTCTTCCAGTCCAAAATATCCTATTGAGAATCAAAGAGCACAGGGCAAGAAGTTATAAAGGGTTGAATCAAACCTAAATATGACTCTATTTTCAGCATCTAAAGTAATGTGCATAGTGCCACATTGTTCAGAAGGTGTACACTCACAGTGATGGCACCTTTCTCCTGCATCCTGCCTGGGGTGTCATGCAGGTCTACAAACTGCACTGCCACCTGGTGGTAGATGGGCAACAGAAATTCCTCTCTGGCTTTGAGCTTTGACTCCAGCTCTTTGCACTGTTTGTCGGATAGCTCAGGGGAAGCTTATGAAAACAGAGAAACTCTGAGTCACTAACTAATCTTGAAATGGTaaagaaaattcaaataatCTTGTGGTTCTCTGATATGAGAGAAAAGGAGCTTTTACCGAGCTGCTCAACCAGACTGGAATAAACTGAGTCTAGCCTTCTCATTGTCTTCAGCAGGTCCTTCCTCCTGAATTTGATCTCCACTGTACCCTCAGCCTCCAGCACGCCACCTCTgtatcagagaaaaaaaaaaaaaaaaagcaagccaGGAGACATAAATGACAGACCTTTAATCACAGTCATCTGTTGGTTAGGTGTGGAAAAACACTGCTTCATGTACCTGCTTTCCCTGTCAGCATAGAGTTCCATACAAAGTGGGTTGATGGTGGGGTCTATCACCACCCAGGACCCCCCTCTCAGCTCAGCCTGCGGTGGGATGTACACCAACACTGGCTGGTGGAAACCATGCAGGGCATCCACAATATAGGCCCCAAACTTGAGTACCTGGTCATACATGTCTGGGACAGAAATGGGCagaaattacattattttataaaCTCAAAAGTCCAAGGCAGTTAAGATTATAAGCATTAAAACAGTGTTCGGAAAATAATGGTAAATGATAAAGTCTCAGCCCAGAGTATGTTAACGGAAAAATATTAAAGGAGCTGAGTTTGAGGCAGCCACACCGTCATTACTACACTGATCAAAACCAAGTCAAAAACttaaaactgaaactttatATTCAGtataaaggttttatttatttcttgaaagacaaaaatatgttaCTGGACTACACGTTTTATAATCTCTTTGCCAAGTTTAGGACTCATACATACCCTTCATCCCCCCCGAGAAGCCCCTCCAGTTGGCAAACACCATGAGGGGTAAACGTTCCCGGTTAAAGTCACAAATCGCCTGAGCCGTTTTAAAAGCTGAATCTGGAAACCACACCTGACCGGCCTGCTGCAGAACCTGGCGAAACAACAAGAGCAGAGGTGATACGTTGTTCTAATTACTGTCATGGGTTATTGTGTGACTATATTTCTTATAATCCATGTGGATGGATTGACTCACTTTAGATTCTGAGTCCAGGTTGGCTGGATCTGCTGGGACAGTGAACTCAACGGTGCGTGTTTCAACCGCAATGACACCCAGGGGGATTCCTCCTAATCTGAATTTATCCAACGACACTACTTATTAATTTATTCGTGTTTAAGGTGTAATAAGCATTTAAGATACAATAAAGCGCTTTGTGCACAGCTGATTTACCGTGCTCTTCCCACGACCACAGTCTGAGCCCAGGACTCCATGACCTCCATGAAAGAGCCATAATCGAAGAATCCACTCTGCCAAGCACCTCTCACCGCTAATGAcaccagttaaaaaaatatccagttaTTACATTTAATAGTGAAACAGAGGCATTTCAGAGTTTAGATCATGTCACTTACAGGGGTGAGATCTCCCAGCTAGCATCCAGCGGGGGTCATACGGCGCTTTAGTGGGAGTAAATTCTATCTCTCTGTCTACTGGGTCTGTAATCGCTATGACAGGAACAGGGgagtgtttgttctgtttttgtgaggagagaagaagaactccaGTAAATGATCTGAAGGTTTAATTCAGTTACTGTAAGATTAGATCAAGGCTGCACCTTTGGCATGTAGGAGAGCCACTGCAGGATGTTGAAAACACCCTCAAAGTCGTCTGGCACAGTGGTGTGTGTGACTCCATTATTGTGCATGATCTGGATTCCTCCCAGCTGGTTGTTGGAGGTGTAGACCTCCCTGCCCAGAACCTGGAACAAAACATGAACTTAAATGGTGAACCTGAACTACTTTTAACTGATTAAAACAAAGGAATTGCCTTTAGTTTGCTGAATTAAACAGGTTAAATCAACCAACTGCTATCTCACCATAGTGGTGAGAAGATGGAAGCAGAAAAAATCCTAAACATCCTGGAAATACTATTTTAGGATTGAAGATTCAATCtgaagtgatgagatgtgatcGTTGTATTTTTTCaacattcagaaaacaaaaagaatgaaaaagacaaacctTGTTAAGAGCCCCTGCTCCAGTCAGGATAATGTGGGAGTTCTCCACCTGGATCACGCGCTGTCCTAAACGGACGAGATAGGCCCCGATTCCAATAGCGCGACACGTCACCTGCAAGAGCATCAAGAGGCTTAAATGTAAGAATCACGGACTTTGACACGCTGCTGCCGAGGGAGGTCAGCTCCACGTTCTCACCATACTGATGGTAATGATCTCGTCATAGGCCCGAGAAGATTCTCCAGCGATGGTGCCAGAACCTCGCAGGTTCTCAACGCCAAGACCTTCATCCTTCCCAATGATGTCAGTGATAATGTACCTGTGATGAGCACAGGGGAGAGAGAattcaattatattttaattttatatacaATCTGACCAGACAGTAAGCAtggtagaaaataaaacaaaagttaagGATGTCACATATTTCTATTAGCCGACTAATGTACCTGGACTCTCCACATTCCTCTACATGATGACAGTGAACAGAATTGGTGGAACTGATCCTGGTGTAGTCTTGTGGTGTCAAGTAAAGGTATTTGAACCCCttcaggaagaaaatgaaataacattacAAATGTTGTCATCTGCTTTTCACAAAATGGAATCATGACGGGGAACTTGTGTCAGAGGGCACCTTGTAGGGATCAGCGGGGTCGATCCAGGCCACCTGGAACATGTGTTTGACCTCTTCGGCGAGCCCGATACGAGCTCCGCTGTTGGCTGCGATGTAAATGCGGGGAATGCCCTCGGCACGAGCCAACTCTGACGCCCTGAGAAAGAGCTCATCCTCCTGAGGACCAAACGAGCCAATCATGTGAGTGATGTCGTTACAGATGACAATAATGTCTCTGCCCTTCGGGTACTCGGgagtcttcatcttcatcctgaAGGCAACCATTCCCACCTGGTGAAGATCAGTCATAGTGGGTATTAGTATCATCACACTGAGAAAGCACAGTGAGTGTAGCAGGTAATGTAAATGTCCTTAAAAGCGTCCTACGTCATTGTCTCCAGGCAGGCGGTTCAACTGCACTAGTCGACCTTCTGAGTCCAGTACTAGTTCAGTGCACATCAGCACATCTTTAGGAGATACTTCCCCTGGACCCCACTGCTTCAGTAATGCCTACAAGAAGATTTTCAGTGAGGTCAAGCTTAGAACATCTCATACAGAAATATGTGATTCACTTAGATGGCATTACCTGTCTGAACATCTCAGGGAAGTCATAGACGTACGTGGTGCCCAGCGTTTGAGCCTGGAAGCGTTTGGACTGCAGCAGGTCTTTGGTCACATATGGAGTGTTGATGAGCATGCCATGCAAGGGACCTTGCTTGTCTCCGTATGACTGAAACATGatctaaaaaggaaaagacagttTATACGACCGTGTAACCATAACAGCAACGCCTTTAGCTTCGTATTTCTTTTCCCACAGTGTTTTGTCCTCACCTGCCCAGAGTTTAGGTCAGTGACTTCTTTATACAGACTGATGTCCAAGTAATAGCCAGACTCATTCGTGAGAAACAGCCGGATAGGAATGGCGTTCCCAGTTGGTGTCAGACGAATGTTGATCTTCAGCTCAGCCTGAAGGACGCGCAGCTTCCAAAGACGACTGCCGTAGCGCATCACCATGGAGCGGACAGACTCCTCTATCTGAACACCCAGGGACGTTTAAAAGAACACGAAAATGTGAATTTGGAGTCTGAGGTCTGAGTAAATAGGACATTATGCAGTCGTTAATGTTAATCTGCACACTGACTTTAGAGGGGTCCATGATGACAGTGGGGACGAAGTTGAGGAAAATGTGATTGCAGTCTGTGCGGACACTGGTATTACTGAAGGCCACCTCCAACTCATCCATGGCTTCCAGCAGAAGACGCTCTCCTTCATTTTGGAGATACTCAAAGGAAGCTTCCTAGTTATATATAAAGATGCATGACATAAATGTAAGaatttatgtcttttatttaaacatacaaGTTTTGGTTTGGTCCTCTCACCTTTGTAATCAGATCTGAGTGGCGGATGATTGCTCTGATGAAGAAGCGGTAGTCAGTGACTTCCGCTCCCTCCTGAACACGAGCAGCGCCCAGGTAGAGGTGCATTTTGTGGTTGGCACAGGGAACGGCTGTCAGGTCAAAGTTCCTCATTCGGTTGAGCTCGAGCTGGAAGGCCAGAGCCGGCTCCAGGTTCCGGTAAATTCGATCCTCCTGGaactgaagacaaacagaaagtggGGCTCAGCGTCTACTCAGACAGCAGCACGCCAGCTCATTAAGTGAATTCAGGTTCGATTAAAACTTACTCCGTCTCTAGCTCTGAACGTGAAGAACTTGGGAaattctctctgtttttaatgaaacagcaaaagaaaaataatcagtcaGTATGACTTAAGAGTGATGGTACCTTGTAAGTACTTTCCAagagaaatgaacaaatatcAATAACTGTTGTTAGATTAAGCTTCCAAAACAAGTATCTGACTGGGATTAAGAAAATTTTATCACAAAGAGTTGAGAATAGCTATGCTTAAATAATAACTTTTCATAAATACAGTGTGAGTACCACCTAAGTTTTCACATGGAGGCCACTTATGATTATGAAACTGTACATTAACACGATTACCTTCTGTGCAATCAAAAATGTGATTCTCCTGATTCCATACTCAAACAGGATTGCTTTCTGTAAAAAACAGCAACCAtccatcattttcatttaaagagatgttgtttttattaatttatttatcacattATTAAAATGGGTAACTTTAATCTGACGGCTGACCTTTGACTGGGCGAAGGCAGTAAAGGCTGTAACCAAGGCGTCGTCGTCTTCAGTGTCGGCCGTTTTTATGGACACGTTAATGATGTGGATTGGGTTCTCCCTGGTGTTCTGTATCGGACAGAAGTGGAATTAATGGCTGCACAGACACACGAGAACACAGACTTTTTATCAAGGACACATTTCCACACCTTGAAGCTCTCGTCCTCGTAGAGACTTGAGCAGGACTCTGAAAACGGAGAGTCCTCCAAGAGTGGTTCTGCAAAACTGGACAGGACTTCATCAAAATCCCtgcaagagaaaaataaactttttactAACTGATCTACAAAATCTAAACAATAAATATGGGAAAGAGTTAAAGGTCAAGTTTAAAATGACCTTTTGAAATCATCAAAATCCTGGAAAGCCACCATGGCCCCCATGCGCTGGCATGGCGGAGAAAAGGCTCCTTCGAGGAAGAGCTCACTGCTCTGCCGCCTCATTTTAAACTGGCCTGATCCATTCACTGGCACAGGAACCCTAAACAGAGGCACAACCACATAGTGATTACATAGGCAGGCGTGActtagaaatatataaaaattaaaacaaaaacaactcaacagCATAAACGGTACAAATATTCATACAGAGAGCAAATAAAGCAGGTCTGAATGACAGCAAAGTTTGACCATCATTGCATCCAATTACACAGAGTTCACTACAGAAGTGCCATAAAGTCCAGTGAGTCTCGACTATAAAGTCTAGAAGTCAAGTCCAGACTGAGATACAGGTGCTGCTATTTCCCGCATGTTTCACTGTCTGACTACGATTGTGTGATTTGATCCTGCAGACTGATTGTAGGCAGCTTGGTTGATTAATTGTTATCATTGCCTGTTTATCAGCTGCACTCTTTTGTACAACAAGTCTTTCAAGGTCAAAAGGAGACTTGTTGACATTTATGTCTCTGTTGCATTATGGAGatgacacacatgcatgcatccCCACAGTGTTTACACACAAGCCGGATACCATCCATCATTTGTATGTAATTACTCGCCATTGTTCACTGTATGTCAGAGGAAGATGATCCGCCTTGTGTACTCACAAGTCACAAGCAAATTCTCATTAATAAGGCTATTCTTGGTCTACTTCAATTTTACGAAATAAGTATTTGTCTTCACTTCTATCTGTCCCTAAAACAATGTCGTAAATTTAATCAAGTCAAGTCTCCGCCAGGTTCATAGAtgcatttcatatattttcttttttcttatccaGGGTAACTGTTAGTATATCTGACTGAGATTTGCAAATCAAGACAAATCTACATTTTATGCTGGAGAATACAGGCTCCCCATTCTTAATCTAAGGCTTCAGGTttttaagaggaagaaactAAACTATGTACCTCTCCAAAAGCTCAGTAATGTCAAGAgaagcaacagagaaaaaaagatatgGAGCAGCTCAGCTTTAAAAGTGAATTAAGAAGGACTTGTTAGGGGAGTCCTTAAGCAATCGCATCTGAGGAGAAGGAACAAGCAAGACGGTGCATCTAGCATGCATTGCTGTGAGACATACACACAATCAGTTGGCTTGGCTTTCTGGGAGGAGCTTTACTCTACCTGTTCAGAGTACGGCTGCTCCCTCTGAAATAAGATGATCGACAGGTGAACATTAGCGGTGGGCGATCAAACTGTACGTCCACCTCTAGGCATTATGATTAGACTGAAGCAATTTACAAGACACTACGCACATTCCCATTAATGTCAAGTGGGAGTAAACATTCTGCATTCGAAGTTAGCTGTAAGCAGTTACAGTAGCAGTTTATAGGTCGCTTCCCAGtactactttattttttcatctttactGATCTACCAATGTCCTGTAGGAgaatatttaaagtgtgtgttatAGTCTGAATTTCTTCATAAACAGTCACAAAGTGAGCATTGTTTCCTCTTGATCAGCCCGCCGCTACAGAGACAAAACATTACAGCCTCCGATTCCATGCTGATCGTACACCTATTCAAACTTGGGCGTAGAGGTCGACTCGACAGTAACTCAAGAATCAGACAATATCGCGTCACCCGTCACCCGAGGCTCTGTGTGATGGGAACCCGTTACCTGTTTGGATGTGATGACGGCAGCATAAACTGGAAGTCCACAGCACAGGTTCCATCCTGCAGCTGGTGATGCTGGATGCTATTCAGCTCGTAGGCGATGTACGCCCTGCGAACATACACCTGAAGTCGAGACAGAGCAAGTGAGATTTACCATTTTAGTAGGTTTAACAAATGCATAAGAAAGCAATGCCTTGAGTTCGCAACCCACACCTCTAAGGCGGCCATGCACACGACTTGATTGACGTGATAGAAGAAGTTGGGCAACACGTCGAATATGGAGGTTTCGGAGAGGATGAGTTTCtgt includes the following:
- the acacb gene encoding acetyl-CoA carboxylase 2 isoform X4, with the translated sequence MDGESCKSLNLFPYLQKPSMSGPNLVKKGREHRKMDLQRDFTVASPAELVTRFGGNRVIEKVLIANNGIAAVKCMRSIRRWSYEMFRNERTIRFVVMVTPEDLKANAEYIKMADHYVPVPGGTNNNNYANVELIVDIAKRIPVQAVWAGWGHASENPKLPELLNKAGISFLGPSSKAMWALGDKVASSIVAQSADIPTLPWSGSGLRVGWTEEDQKLGKVISVPPEVYKKGCVHDVDDGLAGAETIGYPVVIKASEGGGGKGIRKVESSEDFPGFFRQVQAEVPGSPIFVMQLAQHARHLEVQILADEYGNAISLFGRDCSIQRRHQKIIEEAPATIAASSTFEQMERYAVRLAKMVGYVSAGTVEYLFSEDGSFHFLELNPRLQVEHPCTEMIADVNLPAAQLQIAMGIPLYRIKDIRLLYGETPWGDNIINFETPDGLPCPRGHVIAARITSENPDEGFKPSSGTVQELNFRSSKNVWGYFSVGATGGLHEFADSQFGHCFSWGENREEAISNMVVAMKELSIRGDFRTTVEYLIKLLETESFRNNDIDTGWLDHLIAEKVQAERPETMLGIVCGALHVADASFRKSMSDYLHSLERGQVLPAASLLNCVNVDLIYEGVKFCLKVARQSPTTYVVMMNGSNIEIDVHRLNDGGLLLCYDGSSHTTYMKEEVDSYRITVGNKTCVFEKEKDPTVLRSPSAGKLLQYMVEDGGHIFAGETYAEIEVMKMVMTLTVHQSGCIHFVKRPGAVLESGCVMAHIDLDDPSSILKVELNTATLPPQQPLPMVGEKLHQVFHSVLENLVKVMDGYCLEEPYYSSKLKQWVATLMKTLRDPSLPLLELQEIMTSVAGRIPASVEKDIRKVMAQYASNITSVLCQFPSQRIANILDSHAATLQRKSDREVFFMNTQSIVQLVQRYRSGIRGYMKSVVLDLLKRYLQVEMQFQQAHYDKCVINLREKYKPDMSPVLDYIFSHAQVSKKNILVTMLIDQLCGRDPTLADELMAILNELTQLSKMENSKVALRARQVLIASHLPSYELRHNQVESIFLSAIDMYGHQFCPENLKKLILSETSIFDVLPNFFYHVNQVVCMAALEVYVRRAYIAYELNSIQHHQLQDGTCAVDFQFMLPSSHPNRGSSRTLNRVPVPVNGSGQFKMRRQSSELFLEGAFSPPCQRMGAMVAFQDFDDFKRDFDEVLSSFAEPLLEDSPFSESCSSLYEDESFKNTRENPIHIINVSIKTADTEDDDALVTAFTAFAQSKKAILFEYGIRRITFLIAQKREFPKFFTFRARDGFQEDRIYRNLEPALAFQLELNRMRNFDLTAVPCANHKMHLYLGAARVQEGAEVTDYRFFIRAIIRHSDLITKEASFEYLQNEGERLLLEAMDELEVAFSNTSVRTDCNHIFLNFVPTVIMDPSKIEESVRSMVMRYGSRLWKLRVLQAELKINIRLTPTGNAIPIRLFLTNESGYYLDISLYKEVTDLNSGQIMFQSYGDKQGPLHGMLINTPYVTKDLLQSKRFQAQTLGTTYVYDFPEMFRQALLKQWGPGEVSPKDVLMCTELVLDSEGRLVQLNRLPGDNDVGMVAFRMKMKTPEYPKGRDIIVICNDITHMIGSFGPQEDELFLRASELARAEGIPRIYIAANSGARIGLAEEVKHMFQVAWIDPADPYKGFKYLYLTPQDYTRISSTNSVHCHHVEECGESRYIITDIIGKDEGLGVENLRGSGTIAGESSRAYDEIITISMVTCRAIGIGAYLVRLGQRVIQVENSHIILTGAGALNKVLGREVYTSNNQLGGIQIMHNNGVTHTTVPDDFEGVFNILQWLSYMPKNKHSPVPVIAITDPVDREIEFTPTKAPYDPRWMLAGRSHPSVRGAWQSGFFDYGSFMEVMESWAQTVVVGRARLGGIPLGVIAVETRTVEFTVPADPANLDSESKVLQQAGQVWFPDSAFKTAQAICDFNRERLPLMVFANWRGFSGGMKDMYDQVLKFGAYIVDALHGFHQPVLVYIPPQAELRGGSWVVIDPTINPLCMELYADRESRGGVLEAEGTVEIKFRRKDLLKTMRRLDSVYSSLVEQLASPELSDKQCKELESKLKAREEFLLPIYHQVAVQFVDLHDTPGRMQEKGAITDILDWKNVRTFFYWRLRRLLLEQVVKCEILQANKDLSDGHMQSMLRRWFVETEGTVKAYLWDNNQTVVEWLEKHLSDEDGTRSAIRENIKYLKRENAMKHIRSLVQANPDVAMDCIIHMSQNITQAQRAKLSHLLATMDSTSST